A genomic segment from Nicotiana tabacum cultivar K326 chromosome 9, ASM71507v2, whole genome shotgun sequence encodes:
- the LOC107820084 gene encoding UDP-galactose/UDP-glucose transporter 3-like: protein MEFHGAGLRRVMVLAFCVAGIWSAYIYQGVLQETVSTKRFGPNKERFEHLAFLNLAQNVVCLIWSFMMIKIWSSGNSGGAPWWSYWSAGITNTIGPAMGIEALKYISYPAQVLAKSSKMIPVMLMGALVYGIRYTVPEYVCTLLVAGGVSTFALLKTSSKTISKLAHPNAPVGYGLCFLNLTFDGFTNATQDSIKARYPKTSAWDIMLGMNLWGTIYNMIIMFGWPNASGFEAVQFCKQHPEAAWDILMYCLCGAVGQNFIFLTISRFGSLTNTTITTTRKFVSIVVSSVLSGNPLSTKQWASVIMVFSGLSYQIYLKWRKLQRMPKKKKFT, encoded by the exons ATGGAGTTTCACGGCGCCGGTCTCCGCCGTGTGATGGTCCTTGCCTTTTGTGTCGCCGGCATTTGGTCTGCTTATATTTACCAAGGTGTTCTCCAAGAGACTGT GTCAACAAAACGGTTTGGCCCGAACAAGGAGAGGTTTGAACACTTGGCTTTCCTAAACCTGGCACAAAATGTAGTATGTTTGATATGGTCATTTATGA TGATAAAGATTTGGTCTAGCGGAAACAGTGGTGGTGCTCCCTGGTGGAGTTACTGGAGTGCTGGAATTACAAATACTATTGGACCAGCAATGGGGATTGAAGCGCTAAAGTATATTAGTTATCCTGCACAG GTCCTCGCAAAATCATCAAAAATGATTCCTG TAATGCTCATGGGCGCACTGGTTTATGGCATAAGATATACAGTTCCAGAATATGTGTGCACACTGCTTGTTGCTGGTGGAGTATCAACGTTTGCACTTTTGAAG ACTAGCTCAAAAACTATAAGTAAGTTGGCCCACCCCAATGCTCCAGTTGGATATGGGCTGTGCTTCCTGAACCTCACCTTTGATGGTTTCACTAATGCTACTCAGGATTCGATCAAAGCAAG GTACCCTAAGACATCTGCTTGGGATATTATGTTAGGAATGAATTTATGGGGTACCATTTACAATATGATCATCATGTTTGGCTGGCCAAATGCCAGCGGGTTTGAGGCAGTTCAATTCTGTAAACAGCATCCAGAGGCAGCATGGGACATCCTTATGTACTGTCTATGTGGTGCTGTGGGCCAGAACTTCATTTTTCTAACAATTAGCCGATTTGGTTCTCTGACTAACACAACCATCACCACGACACGCAAATTTGTTAGCATAGTCGTGTCATCTGTGTTAAGTGGCAATCCCTTGTCTACAAAGCAATGGGCAAGCGTCATCATGGTCTTCTCAGGATTATCATACCAGATATATTTGAAGTGGAGGAAGTTGCAGAGGATgccgaagaagaagaagtttaCTTAA